The genomic interval AGTGATCACCGAGTACTACACCGCTACCGAGTTCAACCCGGTGAAAAAAATCGCTGAGGCCTCCACCACTGGTGACGGTACCAACGTGATTGCCGGCCTGGGCGTCTCCATGAAGTCCACCGCTGCACCGGTACTGGCTGTCTGTGCCTCTATCTGGGGTGCCTACGAACTGGCAGGCCTCTACGGCATCGCCATCGCCGCCACCTCCATGCTCTCCATGAGTGGCATCATCGTTGCTCTTGACGCCTACGGCCCGATCACCGACAACGCCGGTGGTATCGCCGAGATGGCCGAGCTGGATGAGAAGATCCGCAACATCACCGATCCTCTGGACGCCGTGGGTAACACCACCAAAGCGGTCACCAAAGGTTACGCCATCGGCTCTGCCGGTCTGGCTGCGCTGGTACTGTTTGCTGACTTCACCCACTCTCTTGAGAGTGCCGGCAAGATGGTCAGCTTCGACCTCTCCAACCACATGGTCATCATCGGCCTGTTCATTGGCGGCCTGGTACCTTACCTGTTTGGTGCTATGGCAATGGAAGCTGTCGGCCGCGCTGCAGGCGGTATCGTCAACGAGGTACGTCGTCAGTTCCGCGAGAAACCCGGCATCATGGATCACAGCGAAAAGCCCGACTACGGCAGAGCTGTGGATATGCTGACCAAAGCAGCTATCAAGGAGATGATCATTCCTTCGCTGCTGCCTATCGCGGTTCCTGTGATCGTCGGTCTGACCCTGGGTGCTCAGGCACTGGGTGGCCTGCTGATCGGTACTATCGTTACCGGCCTCTTCGTTGCCATCTCCATGACCACCGGTGGTGGCGCATGGGACAATGCCAAGAAGTATATCGAGGATGGTAACTTCGGCGGCAAAGGCTCCGACGCCCACAAAGCGGCGGTTACCGGTGATACCGTAGGCGACCCCTACAAAGATACTGCCGGCCCTGCCGTTAACCCGCTGATCAAGATCATCAACATCGTTGCACTCTTGATCGTGCCACTGCTATAAGCTGGACTTACCGGCTTTAAGCGAAAAGGGGGCTTCGGCCCCCTTTTTTTGTGCCAAAACTGGACAGCTTCCAGCTCAGCCCTTACCCTTAGCGCCATCTGAGGTCGGTGAACTCACCGACCTTCTTTATTATTCATCCGGATAGTCCGTATATCTGAATATGGTTCCCAAGGTAGTCTAATGAAAGTATGTATTCTCTCCGATAGTCACGACCATATTCCGTTACTGGACGCAGCTGCCGCCGAGGCGAAAGCCAAAGGTGCAGAGGCTATCCTCCACTGTGGTGATGTGGTGGCACCCAGCACCCTTAAATGCCTCAACAAGCACGGGCTACCGGTGCATGTCATTCACGGCAATAACACCGGCGACCTCTACACTCTGGGTAAGCTGATGACACAGCCCGGCAATGTCATTGAGTATCATGGCATGGACGCCGGGGTGAAATTGGCCGGCAAAAGAATTTTTCTGGTCCACTACCCCCACTATGCCCGCGCCATGGCCACAACAGGTGACTGGGATCTGGTCTGTTGCGGTCATAGCCATAACTTGAAGATCCAATATTTGGATAATATCAGGGGTGGCAAAACCCCTCTGATCAACCCAGGCACCGTCGGCGGCGTCGGCGGCTCTCCCGCTACCTACCTAATGGCAGACCTTGAGAAAATGACCTTTGATTCCCACGAAATATCCAAGAGCATTGAGCACAACACATGAGCGAACTAACTCACTTCAATCAGGCCGGTGAAGCCCATATGGTGGATGTTGGCGCCAAGGAGACCACTCACCGTACAGCGGTCACTGAGGGGCGGATCACCATGGAACCCTCAACCCTGGAGCTGATCCGCCAAGGTGGCCATAAGAAGGGGGATGTATTGGGAATCGCCCGAGTGGCAGGCATCATGGCGGCAAAAAAGACCTCTGATCTGGTCCCTCTGTGCCACCCGCTGGCCCTTACCAATGTCAATATTGAGCTAACTCCCGAGATAGAGTCGTCCAGCGTATACTGCCTCACCACGGTAAAAACCAACGGCCAGACCGGAGTCGAAATGGAGGCGCTCTGCGCCACCCAGGTCGCCCTACTAACGATCTACGATATGTGCAAAGCGGTGGACCGGGGAATGCGTATCGACCAGGTGCAGCTGCTGGAGAAGGATGGCGGCAAGTCCGGGCACTGGAAAAGATAAATTGAACCTAGAATCCTCAGTTGGACAGGGTGGAGAGTGCGCTTGGATTGGTGCAGTACAAGGCACAACGACGAGGAATAGTCATTCTATTCCAAGGAGTTGTAACGCCGTAATGCGCCAATCCAAGTGTGCTATCCGCCCTGTAGCGTTATTCACCCGGAGAGTGAAAGATGCAATCGTGGTCAATGTAATTAAACCCAATACCTTGCCCGTAGAATGGAGCGGTCAACTGAGGATTCTAGGTTGAACCCTTACTACCATCAGGCCCATTTTCTCACTAGTGCCGCCAAACTCTCCCAGGCGCCTGAGGATAGCGGTATGGAGGTCGCCTTCGCCGGGCGCTCCAACGCCGGCAAGTCGAGCGCCCTCAACACCCTTTGCCAGAAGAAAAGTCTTGCCCGTACCAGTAAAACTCCCGGCAGAACCCAGCTGCTTAACTTTTTTGCCCTCAATGACGATCACCGCCTTGTGGATCTTCCCGGCTACGGCTACGCCAAGGTAGCTGAACAGGTCAAGAAACAGTGGCAGGCAGAACTTGCATCCTATCTTGAGAATAGGAATTCGTTGAAGGGGATCGTGCTGTTGATGGATGTACGCCACCCAATGAAGGCGTTTGACCTGCAGATGTTGGAGTGGAGCAGTGAAATCGGTCTACCGACCCATATCCTCCTGACCAAAGCGGACAAATTGAAACATGGAGCCGCCTCCAACAGCTTGCTGCAGGTGAGAAAAGCATTGAAGAGTTTCGGTGATGGAAAGATCACCGTGCAGCTGTTCTCCTCCCTTAAACGGCAGGGTGTAGATGAGGCCCACAGTGTCCTTGACCGACTGTTTAGTCTGGACGACAGTGAAATCGAAACAAAAAAAGACCCCGGAGCCTAAAAGGGGGAGTCACGGCATCCAGGGTCTTACCGCCCGGCATTTGCATGCCGGAGCAAGGCCGCCCGGGGAGAAGCGGCCCCACGTCAACTGACGCTTAAACAATACGACCTCCAAGTTTCCATAGAGTTCACTCCCAGTGTAGTCCTTAATTGACAAGAGGAAAGAGTAATACGGGATAGGAGAATAGTTCGTTAAACCACAAAAATTCTGATAGAAAATAAAGGATGAAAAAATTTCAGGAGAGCGCATGCTTCTGGAATCCATAATGATATAGCCGGAGGTTCCACATGGCGTCCAATAAAAACCTAATCGTTTACGCCGTTCGCTCTGATTACATTGTTGATGTTGAGGAGACTATTCTCCGACTTGGACTAAATGTTCGCGCCTATATAGACAACATGGAAGCGGAAAATAGCCCTGAGGTCACTGGACCCATTGTGAAAGTTTCCGGCATTGATCCCTTATGGCTGGATGATCCGATAATCATTCCCCTGGTCACACCCGGCCATAGGAAAAAAGTCGAAGAGGAGACGCGCCAATTAGGCTTTAGCAACTACCCCCCCTAATTGACCCCACCGCTGTAATCGCCTCAAGTGTAGTTTATGGTGAAGGCTTTATGGTCAACGCCGGAGCCGTACTTGCTGCAAAATGCAATATTGGCCGTTTTGTGCTCGTAAATAGAAGCGTATCTATCGGCCATCACGCGATAATTGAAGATTATGTTGGCTTTGGCCCCGGGGCACTATTGTGTGGAGGTTGTAAAATCAATCAGGGCGCGTTTATAGGGGCCGGTGCAATTATTACCCCCAAAACAAGCGTCGGACGAAATGCTATCGTTGGGGCGGGAGCCGTGGTGGTTAAGGACGTACCTGATAATTGCGTTGTAATCGGAAATCCAGCTCGGGTCATCAAGCAAAATATCACTGGCTACAATGAAGTCTCGGTCTGAATATTTTTTCTGCGCATACTTCATGGCCTCTTCGTGGAAGTTTGTTATTTCCCCCACAGATAAAATAGATCTTTTAACTACCAACTAATTCATGATCAATATTCCAGGATTCACCCGAACTATAAATAGTCGGAGGAAAAAATATACGTCTATAAGAACTCTGCGA from Candidatus Sedimenticola sp. (ex Thyasira tokunagai) carries:
- the yihA gene encoding ribosome biogenesis GTP-binding protein YihA/YsxC; the protein is MNPYYHQAHFLTSAAKLSQAPEDSGMEVAFAGRSNAGKSSALNTLCQKKSLARTSKTPGRTQLLNFFALNDDHRLVDLPGYGYAKVAEQVKKQWQAELASYLENRNSLKGIVLLMDVRHPMKAFDLQMLEWSSEIGLPTHILLTKADKLKHGAASNSLLQVRKALKSFGDGKITVQLFSSLKRQGVDEAHSVLDRLFSLDDSEIETKKDPGA
- a CDS encoding YfcE family phosphodiesterase, with protein sequence MKVCILSDSHDHIPLLDAAAAEAKAKGAEAILHCGDVVAPSTLKCLNKHGLPVHVIHGNNTGDLYTLGKLMTQPGNVIEYHGMDAGVKLAGKRIFLVHYPHYARAMATTGDWDLVCCGHSHNLKIQYLDNIRGGKTPLINPGTVGGVGGSPATYLMADLEKMTFDSHEISKSIEHNT
- the moaC gene encoding cyclic pyranopterin monophosphate synthase MoaC, coding for MSELTHFNQAGEAHMVDVGAKETTHRTAVTEGRITMEPSTLELIRQGGHKKGDVLGIARVAGIMAAKKTSDLVPLCHPLALTNVNIELTPEIESSSVYCLTTVKTNGQTGVEMEALCATQVALLTIYDMCKAVDRGMRIDQVQLLEKDGGKSGHWKR